One window of the Chryseotalea sp. WA131a genome contains the following:
- a CDS encoding dihydroorotase produces MNSTLITNAKIVNEGKVFEGDVLIKGSFIEKIGADLQNHPAKEVMDANGQWLLPGAIDDQVHFREPGLTHKGEIFTESRAAVAGGVTSYMEMPNTNPPVFTEQLLEDKYQIAAKKSLANYSFFMGTSNDNLEEVMKTDVKKVCGLKIFMGSSTGNLLVDDSKILEAIFARFPSIIATHCEDEPTIRKNLADYKEKYGDDCPVAYHPLIRNEEACYKSSSFATGLAKKHGTRLHVLHISTAKETHLFDNTLPLEKKKITAEACIHHLWFNEADYEKKGMNIKWNPAIKKATDQQEILKALLDNRIDVIATDHAPHTREEKAQKYFHAPSGGPLVQHSMVAMLEFYHQGKITLEQIVQKMSHNVAILFQIDRRGFIREGYYADLVLVDPQQPWKVEKDNILAKCGWSPFEGQTFQSAVTNTWISGHHAYANGIFNEHKMGERLSFNRD; encoded by the coding sequence ATGAACTCTACGTTAATCACAAATGCAAAAATAGTCAACGAAGGCAAGGTCTTTGAAGGTGATGTACTAATTAAAGGATCATTCATTGAAAAAATCGGTGCCGATTTGCAAAACCATCCTGCCAAAGAAGTAATGGACGCCAATGGCCAATGGTTGTTGCCGGGTGCTATTGATGATCAGGTTCATTTTCGTGAACCCGGCCTAACACACAAGGGCGAAATCTTTACCGAATCAAGAGCGGCTGTGGCAGGGGGCGTTACTTCTTATATGGAGATGCCCAACACCAATCCGCCCGTGTTCACCGAGCAATTGCTGGAAGACAAATACCAAATCGCTGCAAAAAAATCGCTGGCCAATTATTCTTTTTTCATGGGCACTTCCAACGACAACTTGGAAGAGGTGATGAAGACCGATGTTAAAAAAGTGTGTGGCTTAAAAATATTCATGGGGTCTTCCACCGGAAATTTATTGGTAGATGATTCCAAAATATTGGAAGCAATTTTCGCTAGGTTTCCTTCCATTATCGCTACCCATTGCGAAGACGAACCGACCATTCGCAAAAACCTAGCTGACTACAAAGAAAAATACGGTGACGATTGTCCAGTGGCCTACCACCCGCTCATTCGCAATGAAGAAGCTTGCTACAAATCTTCCTCGTTTGCTACAGGCTTGGCTAAAAAGCATGGAACACGTCTTCACGTTTTGCATATCTCTACCGCCAAGGAAACACATCTTTTTGACAACACGTTGCCGCTCGAAAAAAAGAAGATTACAGCCGAAGCTTGTATCCATCATTTGTGGTTTAACGAGGCCGATTATGAAAAGAAAGGCATGAACATCAAATGGAATCCGGCTATCAAAAAAGCAACTGATCAACAAGAAATTTTGAAGGCGCTATTGGACAACCGCATCGATGTGATTGCCACCGACCATGCCCCGCACACGCGCGAAGAAAAAGCTCAAAAATATTTTCACGCTCCTTCAGGCGGACCATTGGTTCAACATAGTATGGTGGCGATGCTAGAATTTTATCATCAAGGAAAAATCACGCTTGAGCAAATCGTGCAGAAGATGAGTCATAACGTGGCCATTCTTTTTCAAATTGATAGACGCGGCTTTATACGCGAAGGATATTATGCAGACTTGGTATTGGTAGATCCACAGCAACCTTGGAAGGTGGAAAAAGATAATATTTTAGCCAAGTGTGGTTGGTCGCCATTCGAGGGGCAAACCTTTCAGTCGGCTGTTACGAATACGTGGATTTCAGGGCATCATGCCTATGCCAATGGGATTTTTAACGAGCACAAGATGGGCGAGCGGTTGAGTTTTAACAGAGATTGA
- the rho gene encoding transcription termination factor Rho → MYTIEDLNVRLISELKEIAEGMGINAKKLGKEELVYKILDKQAVAGEPTPKKKETQEPERKMRPRRRENVAPPVTESATPPAEEKSSEEMIKDPGFEVDQNITRFEETTPEPIAEATTSTQNERTETRNENREERSFNQSQNPNQNQQPRRENLVKDFDGVVSNEGVLEIMQDGYGFLRSSDYNYLASPDDIYVSPSQIKLFGLKVGDTVKGQIRPPKEGEKYFALLKVDSVNGKTTEEIRDRVAFEYLTPLFPEQKLKLSTTHDNMSTRILDLFSPIGKGQRGMIVAQPKTGKTVLLKNIANAIAENHPEVYLIVLLIDERPEEVTDMARSVKAEVIASTFDEQAERHVKVASIVLEKAKRMTECGHDVVILLDSITRLARAYNTVVPSSGKILSGGVDANALHKPKRFFGAARKIENGGSLTIIATALIDTGSKMDEVIFEEFKGTGNMELQLDRKLSNRRVYPAIDVPASGTRREDLLMKEEELQRVWILRKFMADMNSIEAMEFLQSKMKGTRNNEEFLISMNG, encoded by the coding sequence ATGTACACAATTGAAGATCTCAATGTCAGGCTTATTTCTGAATTAAAAGAAATTGCTGAAGGAATGGGCATCAATGCCAAAAAACTAGGTAAAGAAGAACTTGTCTACAAAATATTGGACAAACAAGCCGTAGCAGGCGAGCCTACACCAAAGAAAAAAGAAACGCAAGAGCCCGAGCGCAAAATGCGCCCCCGCAGAAGAGAAAACGTGGCGCCCCCTGTCACCGAATCCGCTACTCCTCCTGCCGAAGAAAAATCGAGCGAAGAGATGATAAAGGATCCTGGCTTTGAAGTCGATCAAAACATTACTCGCTTTGAAGAAACCACACCCGAACCAATTGCAGAAGCAACTACTTCCACTCAAAATGAGCGCACCGAAACCAGGAATGAAAATCGTGAAGAACGTTCGTTCAATCAAAGCCAAAACCCCAACCAAAATCAGCAACCCAGACGCGAAAATTTGGTAAAAGATTTTGATGGTGTGGTCTCCAACGAAGGTGTATTGGAAATTATGCAAGATGGTTACGGCTTTTTGCGCTCATCTGATTACAATTATTTGGCCAGCCCCGATGATATTTATGTATCCCCTTCGCAAATAAAATTGTTTGGCCTTAAAGTAGGCGATACCGTAAAAGGACAAATACGCCCACCGAAGGAAGGCGAAAAATATTTTGCACTATTGAAAGTAGATAGTGTGAACGGAAAAACCACGGAAGAAATTCGCGACCGTGTTGCCTTTGAATATTTGACCCCACTTTTCCCTGAGCAGAAATTAAAACTCAGTACCACCCACGACAACATGTCCACTAGAATTTTGGATTTGTTCTCGCCCATCGGAAAAGGTCAGCGTGGTATGATTGTGGCCCAACCTAAAACAGGTAAAACGGTTTTGTTGAAAAACATTGCCAACGCCATTGCCGAAAATCACCCCGAAGTATATTTGATTGTGTTGTTGATTGACGAACGCCCTGAAGAGGTGACGGACATGGCACGCAGTGTAAAGGCGGAAGTGATTGCTTCCACATTTGATGAGCAGGCCGAGCGACATGTGAAAGTTGCCTCCATTGTTCTGGAAAAAGCAAAACGTATGACCGAGTGTGGCCACGATGTAGTAATCTTATTGGACTCGATTACTCGATTGGCGCGTGCGTACAATACTGTAGTACCATCATCAGGTAAAATTTTATCGGGTGGTGTGGATGCAAACGCACTCCACAAACCGAAACGTTTCTTTGGTGCCGCTCGAAAAATTGAAAACGGTGGTTCGTTGACCATCATCGCCACGGCATTGATTGATACCGGATCTAAAATGGATGAGGTAATCTTTGAAGAATTTAAGGGAACGGGTAACATGGAGTTGCAACTAGACCGTAAACTTTCAAACAGAAGGGTGTACCCAGCGATTGACGTTCCTGCTTCGGGCACCAGACGAGAGGATTTGTTGATGAAAGAAGAAGAACTTCAGCGGGTGTGGATCTTGCGCAAGTTTATGGCCGATATGAATTCCATTGAAGCGATGGAATTCCTACAATCGAAAATGAAAGGTACTCGTAACAACGAAGAGTTCTTGATTTCGATGAATGGGTAG
- a CDS encoding DEAD/DEAH box helicase: MQWQDFKLNKQLLDAVAEAGFESPTEVQQKCIPLIMGGQQIIGIAQTGTGKTAAYLLPILMKAKFAQGTEPRVLILVPTKELVVQVSKQTLALTKFTDLRLAAIYGGIGPKTQIEAIQAGIDILIATPGRFLELYLRKEVPVKQIKALVLDEADRMMDMGFMPQLRKIFEVIPNKRQNLLFSATYPEKVERLAEEFIEFPVRVEITPQATVARKVEQELYRIPNMRTKINFLEHLLQDKETYSRVMIFARTKETADNVFKYLDRKHLGPAKVVHSNKGQNTRINSMNEFKEGNLRILVATDVASRGIDVVNVTHVINFDVPFVYEDYVHRIGRTGRAFQSGKAISFVTNAELYHIDKIQKIIREKIAVKELPSGIEVSETPFEEAQEMAREIDRQKRYEDPEFKGAFHERK; this comes from the coding sequence ATGCAATGGCAAGATTTTAAGTTGAACAAGCAATTACTGGATGCTGTAGCCGAAGCTGGGTTTGAATCGCCTACGGAGGTTCAGCAAAAATGCATACCGCTGATCATGGGCGGCCAACAAATCATTGGCATCGCACAAACTGGCACGGGCAAAACGGCTGCTTATTTGTTGCCTATTTTAATGAAAGCCAAATTTGCACAAGGCACGGAGCCGCGCGTGTTGATATTGGTGCCCACCAAAGAATTGGTTGTGCAAGTTTCCAAGCAAACACTGGCACTTACCAAGTTCACCGACCTTCGGCTAGCTGCAATTTATGGAGGCATTGGTCCTAAAACACAAATCGAAGCAATTCAGGCCGGCATCGATATTTTAATTGCTACACCCGGCAGGTTTTTAGAATTGTATTTGCGGAAAGAAGTTCCGGTGAAACAAATTAAAGCGTTGGTGCTGGACGAAGCCGACCGCATGATGGACATGGGCTTTATGCCACAGCTCAGAAAAATTTTTGAAGTCATCCCCAACAAGCGGCAAAACTTATTGTTTTCGGCTACCTATCCGGAGAAAGTAGAACGGTTGGCGGAAGAGTTTATTGAATTTCCAGTTCGCGTAGAAATAACACCACAGGCAACCGTTGCCCGAAAAGTAGAACAAGAGTTGTATCGCATCCCCAACATGCGAACAAAAATTAATTTTTTAGAACACCTGCTTCAAGACAAAGAGACGTATTCACGGGTGATGATTTTTGCACGGACCAAAGAAACAGCCGACAATGTTTTCAAATATTTAGATCGCAAACACTTGGGGCCTGCAAAAGTGGTGCATTCCAACAAGGGGCAAAACACGCGCATCAATTCCATGAATGAATTCAAGGAAGGCAACTTGCGGATATTGGTAGCAACCGATGTTGCCTCGCGCGGCATTGATGTAGTCAATGTAACGCACGTGATCAATTTCGATGTGCCGTTTGTGTACGAAGACTATGTGCACCGCATTGGCCGCACGGGTCGTGCATTTCAAAGTGGCAAGGCGATTTCATTTGTAACGAATGCCGAGCTTTATCACATCGATAAAATTCAAAAAATCATCCGCGAAAAAATTGCTGTGAAGGAATTGCCGAGCGGTATTGAAGTAAGCGAAACCCCATTTGAGGAAGCCCAAGAAATGGCACGTGAAATCGATCGGCAGAAAAGATATGAAGACCCCGAATTCAAAGGGGCGTTTCACGAGCGAAAATAA